A section of the Oryzias latipes chromosome 10, ASM223467v1 genome encodes:
- the LOC101157707 gene encoding C-X-C motif chemokine 6-like — MSGMIPALLLLAAIACFTQAQFNEAGQQCLCQRVRKGIMGKNEIKDIQIYQATAFCRKVEIVVTYKNGLRVCLDPELKIMKRAMAAFMKKQNNVKAKPTNSSSTPGSTLTTSN; from the exons ATGTCTGGCATGATTCCAGCACTTCTCCTCCTGGCCGCCATTGCGTGCTTCACACAAGCTCAGT TCAACGAGGCTGGACAGCAGTGCCTTTGTCAgcgtgtcaggaagggcatcatgggaaagaatgaaataaaagacatccAGATCTACCAGGCAACtgctttctgcagaaaagttgAGATTGT aGTGACCTACAAAAACGGCCTTCGCGTTTGCCTGGACCCGGAGCTGAAAATTATGAAGAGGGCCATGGCTGCCTTCAT GAAGAAGCAGAATAATGTCAAAGCCAAGCCCACAAACTCCTCTTCCACTCCCGGCAGCACCCTGACAACTTCCAACTGA
- the LOC101157463 gene encoding uncharacterized protein LOC101157463 has product MRPRSKLLSKRRLMLPTITEGNEETVKELNGVNALHNGDQSQAVSSEDYLLSICHLACPTRDVSPDNLHTQQPNAVLRKLRPSQLIRTTLTTFDFNLKEEAQVTLEEQASLMGGNSDPLEYLYGHQNNISMLSGSVRRRFGRQHGGANVAESGSDFPCQHRSSHSETQANASALNVPPKHNISMSEVGKVCQEGQGAEGERQNPEIKQSLISQWISDCRSAWREARARACVLPAIAEV; this is encoded by the coding sequence ATGCGGCCACGGTCCAAACTGCTGTCCAAGAGAAGACTCATGCTGCCCACCATCACGGAGGGCAACGAGGAGACAGTTAAGGAGCTGAATGGAGTCAACGCACTTCACAACGGCGATCAGAGCCAGGCTGTTTCCTCAGAGGACTACCTCCTTTCCATCTGCCACCTGGCCTGCCCAACCAGAGACGTTTCCCCCGACAATCTCCACACACAGCAGCCCAACGCGGTCCTGCGGAAGCTGAGGCCATCCCAGCTCATCAGGACCACGTTAACAACTTTTGATTTTAACCTGAAAGAGGAGGCTCAGGTGACTCTGGAGGAGCAGGCATCTTTGATGGGCGGCAACTCCGACCCTCTGGAGTATCTTTACGGACACCAGAACAACATTTCAATGCTCTCAGGAAGTGTGAGGAGGAGGTTTGGAAGGCAGCATGGAGGAGCAAACGTCGCTGAGTCAGGTTCAGATTTCCCCTGCCAGCACAGAAGCAGCCACTCCGAGACACAGGCAAATGCTTCTGCCCTAAATGTCCCCCCAAAACACAATATATCCATGTCAGAGGTTGGGAAAGTTTGCCAAGAAGGCCAAGGAGCAGAAGGGGAGAGACAGAATCCGGAAATCAAACAGTCTCTTATTTCCCAGTGGATTTCTGACTGCAGGTCAGCTTGGAGGGAGGCTCGTGCAAGAGCGTGTGTGCTGCCGGCCATCGCTGAGGTTTAG